In Nocardia yunnanensis, one DNA window encodes the following:
- a CDS encoding alpha/beta fold hydrolase, translating to MSELPRVLHRRVDIEGVEVFYRESVPAHADAPVLLLLHGFPTASHQFRRLIDALGSRYRLIAPDYPGFGKTVAPASFEYSFDRLADIIEGFVQHLGLTRFAVYIFDFGAPVGLRLATRHPEWIAGLIVQNGNAYEAGLSEAAKGFIALRPDHPGDEETVRVLLTPEGTRTQYETGVPDPSLLDPDAWLLDQHYLDLPGRQEAQLALAFDYKSNLTHYTEWQAWLRKHTPPTLITWGANDPFFPEPGAHAYRTDLPQAELHLFDTGHFALETHLPEIAPLIADFLNRLPA from the coding sequence ATGAGCGAACTTCCCCGGGTCCTGCACCGCCGCGTCGACATCGAGGGTGTCGAGGTCTTCTACCGCGAGTCCGTCCCCGCGCACGCCGACGCACCGGTCCTGTTGCTACTGCACGGTTTTCCCACCGCTTCGCACCAGTTCCGCCGGCTCATCGACGCCCTCGGCAGCCGATACCGCCTCATCGCCCCCGACTATCCAGGCTTCGGAAAAACAGTCGCCCCAGCGAGTTTCGAGTACAGCTTCGACCGCCTCGCCGACATCATCGAGGGTTTCGTCCAGCACCTGGGCCTGACCCGCTTCGCGGTCTACATCTTCGACTTCGGCGCACCGGTCGGCCTACGCCTGGCCACCCGCCATCCAGAGTGGATCGCCGGCCTGATCGTCCAGAACGGCAATGCCTACGAAGCCGGATTGTCCGAAGCCGCAAAGGGTTTCATCGCCCTCCGCCCGGACCACCCCGGCGACGAGGAAACCGTACGCGTCCTACTCACCCCCGAAGGCACCCGCACCCAATACGAGACCGGCGTCCCCGACCCGTCCCTCCTCGACCCCGACGCCTGGCTCCTCGACCAGCACTACCTCGACCTCCCCGGCCGCCAAGAAGCCCAACTCGCCTTGGCCTTCGACTACAAGTCCAACCTCACCCACTACACCGAATGGCAAGCCTGGCTCCGCAAACACACTCCCCCCACCCTCATCACCTGGGGCGCGAACGACCCCTTCTTCCCCGAACCAGGCGCCCACGCCTACCGCACCGACCTCCCCCAAGCCGAACTCCACCTCTTCGACACCGGCCACTTCGCCCTCGAAACCCACCTCCCCGAAATCGCCCCCCTGATAGCCGATTTCCTGAACCGCCTCCCCGCCTGA
- a CDS encoding AMP-dependent synthetase/ligase: MREFEVPATYTIPDTANMSDGAFRHAEQTPDLVVFNTPDGKGGWNDVTATEFAKAVTEVAKGLVAAGIELGDRVAIMAATSYEWVVLDFAIWAAGGCTVAIFDSSSAEQVRWILSDSGTKIIVVQNDKHRATVAEIEGGLPDLKEVLQIDKGVIDELIARGKDLDDAVVHERRAQVQAASPATLIYTSGTTGRPKGVMLSHANLYAESAADRSAMSEFLRPGRKSLLFLPLAHVFARAVALAAFDAGVTVAHTSDWSTLVDQFGQYKPHFILSVPRVFEKVFNGAKQKAHDGGKGKIFDYATEIAIQYSQSLEKGGPGLLLKLQHTVLDKLVFSKLREAMGGQCASAVSGGGPLGSRLGHYFRGAGVTIYEGYGLTESTAAVSVNTPKFIKVGSVGRPLPGHGAKVAEDGELLIRGPVVFAGYWKNEEATKDAFDGDGWFKTGDLGAIDDSGFISITGRKKEILVTAGGKNVSPTMLEDSLRQHPLISQVMVVGDGQPFIGALITLDQDTLPGWLERNGIGADTPIEHVIDNPALVAEINDAVAATNKLVSHAEAIKKIRILPVDWTEEGGELTPKLSLKRAVVMKKYAADVDAIYNS, translated from the coding sequence ATGCGAGAGTTCGAAGTCCCGGCTACCTACACCATTCCGGACACCGCGAATATGTCGGACGGCGCGTTCCGGCATGCGGAGCAGACGCCCGACCTGGTCGTCTTCAACACTCCGGACGGTAAGGGCGGCTGGAACGACGTCACGGCGACCGAATTCGCCAAGGCCGTGACCGAGGTGGCCAAGGGGCTCGTCGCCGCCGGCATCGAACTCGGTGACCGCGTCGCCATCATGGCCGCCACCAGCTACGAGTGGGTCGTGCTGGACTTCGCGATCTGGGCGGCCGGCGGCTGCACCGTCGCCATCTTCGACAGCTCCTCGGCCGAGCAGGTGCGCTGGATCCTGTCGGACTCCGGCACCAAGATCATCGTCGTCCAGAACGACAAGCACCGCGCCACCGTCGCGGAAATCGAAGGCGGACTGCCGGATCTGAAGGAAGTCCTGCAGATCGACAAGGGCGTCATCGACGAGCTGATCGCCCGCGGCAAGGACCTCGACGACGCCGTCGTGCACGAGCGCCGCGCCCAGGTGCAGGCCGCCTCCCCGGCCACTCTCATCTACACCTCCGGCACCACCGGCCGGCCCAAGGGCGTCATGCTCTCGCACGCCAACCTGTACGCCGAATCCGCCGCCGACCGGTCGGCCATGAGCGAATTCCTGCGGCCCGGGCGCAAGTCGCTGCTGTTCCTGCCGCTGGCCCACGTCTTCGCCCGCGCGGTCGCGCTGGCCGCCTTCGACGCCGGCGTCACCGTCGCCCACACCTCCGACTGGTCCACGCTGGTCGACCAATTCGGGCAGTACAAGCCGCATTTCATCCTCTCGGTGCCACGCGTGTTCGAGAAGGTGTTCAACGGCGCCAAGCAGAAGGCGCACGACGGCGGCAAGGGCAAGATCTTCGACTACGCCACCGAGATCGCCATCCAGTACAGCCAGTCGCTCGAGAAAGGCGGGCCCGGGCTGCTGCTCAAGCTGCAGCACACGGTGCTCGACAAGCTGGTGTTCAGCAAGCTGCGCGAGGCCATGGGCGGGCAGTGCGCGTCGGCCGTCTCCGGCGGCGGGCCGCTGGGTTCGCGACTGGGCCACTACTTCCGCGGCGCGGGCGTCACCATCTACGAGGGCTACGGGCTGACCGAATCCACCGCGGCCGTCAGCGTCAACACCCCCAAGTTCATCAAGGTCGGCTCGGTCGGGCGGCCGCTGCCCGGCCACGGCGCGAAGGTCGCCGAAGACGGCGAGCTGCTCATCCGCGGCCCCGTCGTGTTCGCCGGCTACTGGAAGAACGAGGAAGCCACCAAGGACGCCTTCGACGGCGACGGCTGGTTCAAGACCGGCGACCTGGGCGCCATCGACGACAGCGGCTTCATCTCCATCACCGGCCGCAAGAAGGAAATCCTCGTCACCGCCGGCGGCAAGAACGTCTCCCCGACCATGCTCGAGGACTCGCTGCGCCAGCACCCGCTGATCAGCCAGGTCATGGTGGTCGGTGACGGGCAGCCGTTCATCGGCGCGCTCATCACCCTCGACCAGGACACCCTGCCGGGTTGGCTGGAGCGCAACGGAATCGGCGCCGACACCCCGATCGAGCACGTCATCGACAACCCGGCGCTTGTCGCCGAGATCAACGACGCGGTCGCGGCCACCAACAAGCTGGTCTCCCACGCCGAGGCGATCAAGAAGATCCGCATCCTCCCGGTCGACTGGACCGAAGAGGGCGGGGAGCTCACCCCGAAGCTCTCCCTCAAGCGAGCGGTCGTCATGAAGAAGTACGCCGCCGACGTAGACGCGATCTACAACTCCTGA
- a CDS encoding alpha/beta hydrolase, which produces MPDVTLPLPIVRAALNPVFRIMLHHRLPFSAQRALMDWGSVAQRAPRGTHVERVRLGGRPAERVTVGPVADAATVLYLHGGGYTVGSPVTHRALAGYLARETGCAVQVLDYRLAPEHPFPAALEDAEAAFLELVAAGYRPDRIAVAGDSAGGGLSLALGERLRDRHGMVPAALGLIAPWGDPNEIPTRDRDLVINKLWSRACAAAYLGAGDSFDTGYAPMLGELRGLPPTYVQADVNELLHDQCTRLVAKLRAAGVETEFTETTGLWHVAQLQAGLVGPAAQVTAELGEFLRRALRPAQSRSIG; this is translated from the coding sequence ATGCCCGATGTGACACTGCCCCTGCCCATCGTCCGCGCCGCGCTGAATCCGGTCTTCCGGATCATGCTGCACCACCGGCTGCCGTTCAGTGCCCAACGGGCACTGATGGATTGGGGGTCGGTGGCGCAGCGCGCGCCGCGCGGCACCCATGTGGAGCGGGTGCGCCTGGGCGGCCGCCCGGCCGAACGCGTGACGGTGGGACCCGTCGCCGACGCCGCCACCGTGCTGTACCTGCACGGCGGCGGCTACACCGTGGGATCACCGGTCACGCATCGCGCGCTGGCCGGCTATCTGGCGCGCGAAACCGGTTGCGCCGTCCAGGTTCTGGACTACCGGCTGGCCCCCGAACACCCGTTCCCGGCGGCGCTCGAGGATGCCGAGGCGGCGTTCCTGGAGCTGGTGGCCGCCGGGTATCGGCCCGATCGCATTGCGGTGGCCGGGGATTCGGCGGGCGGCGGCCTGTCCCTCGCGCTGGGGGAGCGGCTGCGCGACCGGCACGGCATGGTCCCGGCCGCGCTCGGCCTGATCGCGCCGTGGGGCGACCCCAACGAGATCCCGACCCGCGACCGCGACCTGGTCATCAACAAGCTGTGGTCGCGGGCCTGTGCCGCGGCCTATCTCGGTGCGGGCGACAGCTTCGACACCGGCTACGCGCCCATGCTCGGCGAACTGCGCGGACTACCGCCCACCTATGTGCAGGCCGACGTGAACGAGCTGCTGCACGATCAGTGCACGCGGCTGGTCGCGAAACTGCGCGCGGCCGGGGTGGAGACCGAGTTCACCGAGACCACGGGACTCTGGCATGTCGCCCAGTTGCAGGCCGGTCTGGTCGGCCCGGCCGCACAGGTCACCGCGGAGCTCGGTGAGTTTCTGCGACGTGCCCTGCGACCAGCGCAAAGCCGGTCAATAGGATAA
- a CDS encoding SDR family NAD(P)-dependent oxidoreductase — translation MSNDAYFKDKVCVITGAGSGIGRALAENLAGRGAHLALSDIDTEGLAETVRRCEKFGVKIKSDRLNVAEREAVLLYADEVAKHFGKVNQIYNNAGIAHHGNVLETAFKDVERIMDVDFWGVVNGTKAFLPYLIESGEGHVINVSSLFGLIAVPGQSAYNAAKFAVRGFTEALRQEMLMAGTPVKVTCVHPGGIKTAVARNATVAEGLDQKNLAAMFDAKLAMHTPEMAAQTITEAVRKGHGRVLIGWEAKALDLFVRTTASYYQRISAVVQKRFLP, via the coding sequence GTGAGCAACGATGCTTACTTCAAGGACAAGGTCTGCGTGATCACCGGTGCGGGCTCCGGCATCGGCCGCGCCCTGGCGGAGAACCTGGCCGGGCGCGGCGCGCACCTGGCGCTGTCCGACATCGACACCGAGGGCCTCGCCGAAACCGTCCGGCGCTGCGAGAAATTCGGCGTCAAGATCAAGTCCGATCGGTTGAACGTGGCCGAGCGCGAGGCCGTGCTGCTCTACGCCGACGAGGTCGCCAAGCACTTCGGCAAGGTCAACCAGATCTACAACAACGCCGGCATCGCCCACCACGGCAATGTGCTCGAGACGGCCTTCAAGGACGTCGAGCGCATCATGGACGTCGACTTCTGGGGCGTCGTCAACGGCACCAAGGCGTTCCTGCCGTACCTCATCGAATCCGGTGAGGGACACGTGATCAACGTGTCCAGCCTCTTCGGCCTGATCGCCGTGCCCGGCCAGAGTGCCTACAACGCCGCGAAATTCGCGGTGCGCGGCTTCACCGAGGCGCTGCGCCAGGAAATGCTCATGGCCGGCACGCCGGTCAAGGTCACCTGCGTGCACCCCGGCGGCATCAAGACCGCCGTCGCCCGCAACGCCACCGTCGCCGAGGGCCTCGACCAGAAGAACCTGGCCGCCATGTTCGACGCCAAGCTCGCCATGCACACCCCGGAAATGGCCGCGCAGACCATCACCGAGGCGGTCCGCAAGGGCCACGGCCGGGTGCTCATCGGCTGGGAGGCCAAGGCCCTGGACCTGTTCGTGCGCACCACCGCCTCGTACTACCAGCGGATCTCCGCGGTGGTGCAGAAGCGTTTCCTGCCGTAA
- a CDS encoding flavin-containing monooxygenase, giving the protein MSRKVTDKAVGNQPARHAHVIIVGSGFSGLGLAIRLTQQGRTDYLVLERGSDVGGTWRDNTYPGAACDVPSQLYSYSFALNPEWTRSFSKQPEIQRYIQGVADKYGVRDHHIFDCEMTGARWNAADARWEIQTSQGAFTADILVSAVGALCEPNLPDIKGINDFQGEIFHSARWNHDSDLTGKRVAVIGTGASAIQIVPSIAAKVAHLDVYQRTAPWLLPRVDREYLAPEKFALKRIPALRGLYRAGIYAARETQVVGLAKFPPAMLALEAIARAKLLAEVRDPELRRKVTPNFRIGCKRMLISNEYYPALSRDNVDVVTDGIKEIRANSVVTKDGVEREVDAIIVATGFHVTDSPVYDTVAGRDGRTLAEVFDAIGQQGYKGSAIHNYPNMFFMLGPNVGLGHTSMVFMIESQINYIADAVAQFDARGLRTVEVRKDVQDEFNADLQRKLQGAVWSTGGCASWYLDKHGNNTTLWPDFTFRFRSLLEKFDVSAYETTTAPVAQAV; this is encoded by the coding sequence ATGAGTCGCAAGGTTACAGACAAAGCTGTCGGCAACCAGCCTGCCCGGCACGCCCACGTGATCATCGTCGGCAGCGGGTTCTCGGGCCTGGGCCTGGCCATCCGGCTGACCCAGCAGGGCCGCACCGACTACCTCGTGCTGGAACGCGGCAGCGATGTCGGCGGCACCTGGCGCGACAACACCTATCCGGGCGCGGCCTGCGATGTGCCCTCGCAGCTGTACTCGTACTCCTTCGCGCTCAATCCGGAATGGACGCGCTCGTTCTCCAAGCAGCCGGAGATCCAGCGCTACATCCAGGGCGTCGCCGACAAGTACGGCGTGCGCGACCACCACATCTTCGACTGCGAGATGACCGGCGCGCGCTGGAACGCCGCGGACGCCCGCTGGGAGATCCAGACCAGCCAGGGCGCCTTCACCGCCGACATCCTGGTCTCCGCCGTCGGCGCGCTGTGCGAGCCCAACCTGCCGGACATCAAGGGCATCAACGACTTCCAGGGCGAGATCTTCCACTCCGCCCGCTGGAACCACGACTCCGACCTCACCGGCAAGCGCGTCGCCGTCATCGGCACCGGCGCCTCCGCCATCCAGATCGTCCCCAGCATCGCCGCCAAGGTCGCGCACCTGGACGTGTACCAGCGCACCGCGCCGTGGCTGCTGCCCCGCGTCGACCGCGAATACCTGGCCCCGGAGAAGTTCGCGCTCAAGCGCATTCCCGCGCTGCGCGGCCTCTACCGCGCCGGGATCTACGCCGCCCGCGAGACCCAGGTGGTCGGCCTGGCCAAGTTCCCGCCCGCCATGCTCGCCCTCGAGGCCATCGCGCGCGCCAAGCTGCTGGCCGAGGTCCGCGATCCGGAACTGCGCCGCAAGGTCACCCCGAACTTCCGCATCGGCTGCAAGCGCATGCTCATCTCCAACGAGTACTACCCGGCGCTGAGCCGCGACAATGTCGACGTCGTCACCGACGGCATCAAGGAGATCCGCGCGAACTCCGTCGTCACCAAGGACGGCGTCGAGCGCGAGGTCGACGCGATCATCGTCGCCACCGGCTTCCACGTCACCGACTCGCCGGTCTACGACACCGTCGCCGGCCGCGACGGCCGCACGCTGGCAGAGGTTTTCGACGCCATCGGCCAGCAGGGCTACAAGGGCTCGGCCATCCACAACTACCCCAACATGTTCTTCATGCTGGGCCCGAACGTCGGCCTGGGCCACACCTCGATGGTGTTCATGATCGAATCGCAGATCAACTACATCGCCGACGCCGTCGCGCAATTCGACGCCCGGGGCCTGCGCACCGTCGAGGTCCGCAAGGACGTGCAGGACGAATTCAACGCCGACCTGCAGCGCAAACTGCAGGGCGCGGTGTGGAGCACCGGCGGCTGCGCCTCCTGGTACCTCGACAAGCACGGCAACAACACCACCCTGTGGCCGGACTTCACCTTCCGGTTCCGTAGCCTGCTGGAGAAATTCGACGTCTCGGCCTACGAGACCACCACCGCGCCTGTCGCACAGGCTGTTTGA
- a CDS encoding TetR/AcrR family transcriptional regulator, which produces MTKERSVSTPDTGPSARSTAPGKRVRLSPAERREQLIALGVEMLRDRDLEDISVTEIADRAGISRGLLFHYFSSKQDFQIAILRAANAEFLERTAPDRDLDLFSMLRDSIDRYITYVSENSSAYHALLRGPVSARPEMAELVANARQATAERILTEAPIPPDDPDRPRLALAVRGWIAFVEEVVLTWLREKPITRDALVDMLVASLPALALNADLAAALQQ; this is translated from the coding sequence ATGACCAAGGAGCGCAGCGTGAGCACACCGGATACCGGACCCTCGGCTCGCTCGACCGCTCCCGGCAAGCGTGTCCGCCTCAGCCCCGCCGAACGCCGCGAGCAGCTCATCGCCCTCGGCGTCGAGATGCTGCGCGACCGCGACCTCGAGGACATCTCCGTCACCGAGATCGCCGACCGCGCCGGCATCTCCCGCGGTCTGCTGTTCCACTACTTCTCCTCCAAGCAGGACTTCCAGATCGCGATCCTGCGCGCCGCCAACGCCGAATTCCTCGAACGCACCGCCCCCGACCGCGACCTCGACCTGTTCAGCATGCTGCGCGACTCCATCGACCGCTACATCACCTACGTCAGCGAGAACAGCTCCGCCTACCACGCCCTGCTCCGCGGCCCCGTCAGCGCCCGCCCCGAAATGGCCGAACTCGTCGCCAACGCCCGCCAAGCCACCGCCGAGCGCATCCTCACCGAAGCCCCCATCCCCCCGGACGACCCCGACCGCCCCCGCCTGGCCCTGGCCGTCCGAGGCTGGATCGCCTTCGTAGAAGAAGTAGTCCTCACCTGGCTCCGCGAAAAACCCATCACCCGCGACGCCCTGGTAGACATGCTCGTCGCCTCCCTCCCCGCCCTGGCCCTGAACGCCGACCTGGCCGCCGCACTACAACAGTGA